From Triticum urartu cultivar G1812 chromosome 2, Tu2.1, whole genome shotgun sequence, a single genomic window includes:
- the LOC125538945 gene encoding uncharacterized protein LOC125538945 isoform X7: MCGRGEKEDWDAGIISRHRRASATAATLASTDDAMEQVKAWFPDDTVSSCKHVQFCPWILHPLCASSLDTTLPLLQPQLAPMTPCMQQVKMRGERAQNGIRHHLGTPLFCCCDPTTDDAMEQVKGSTLTDVERFMDLTVALLPMYGEAKLLLVLYLWHPSTRGAGHVYDGFLCPVVVTTSSDACWS; the protein is encoded by the exons ATGTGCGGCAGGGGAGAAAAGGAAGATTGGGATGCCGGCATCATCTCTAGACACCGCCGCGCTTCTGCTACTGCTGCAACCCTAGCTAGCACCGACGACGCCATGGAGCAAGTAAAG GCTTGGTTCCCTGATGATACGGTTTCCTCATGCAAACATGTGCAGTTTTGCCCGTGGATTCTTCATCCCCTCTGTGCATCATCTCTGGACACCACTCTTCCGCTGCTGCAACCCCAGCTAGCACCGATGACGCCATGCATGCAGCAAGTCAAG ATGCGTGGGGAGAGAGCGCAGAATGGGATCCGGCATCATCTTGGAACGCCGCTCTTCTGCTGCTGCGACCCTACCACCGACGACGCCATGGAGCAAGTCAAg GGTTCGACGCTGACGGACGTCGAGAGGTTCATGGACTTGACGGTTGCGTTGCTGCCGATGTACGGAGAGGCGAAGCTACTGCTCGTCCTCTACCTCTGGCACCCCAGCACACGG GGTGCGGGGCACGTGTACGATGGCTTCCTCTGTCCAGTGGTGGTGACAACATCGAGTGATGCCTGTTGGAGCTGA
- the LOC125538945 gene encoding uncharacterized protein LOC125538945 isoform X9: MCGRGEKEDWDAGIISRHRRASATAATLASTDDAMEQVKMRGERAQNGIRHHLGTPLFCCCDPTTDDAMEQVKGSTLTDVERFMDLTVALLPMYGEAKLLLVLYLWHPSTRGAGHVYDGFLCPVVVTTSSDACWS, translated from the exons ATGTGCGGCAGGGGAGAAAAGGAAGATTGGGATGCCGGCATCATCTCTAGACACCGCCGCGCTTCTGCTACTGCTGCAACCCTAGCTAGCACCGACGACGCCATGGAGCAAGTAAAG ATGCGTGGGGAGAGAGCGCAGAATGGGATCCGGCATCATCTTGGAACGCCGCTCTTCTGCTGCTGCGACCCTACCACCGACGACGCCATGGAGCAAGTCAAg GGTTCGACGCTGACGGACGTCGAGAGGTTCATGGACTTGACGGTTGCGTTGCTGCCGATGTACGGAGAGGCGAAGCTACTGCTCGTCCTCTACCTCTGGCACCCCAGCACACGG GGTGCGGGGCACGTGTACGATGGCTTCCTCTGTCCAGTGGTGGTGACAACATCGAGTGATGCCTGTTGGAGCTGA
- the LOC125538945 gene encoding uncharacterized protein LOC125538945 isoform X2 — protein MCGRGEKEDWDAGIISRHRRASATAATLASTDDAMEQAWFPDDTVSSCKHVQFCPWILHPLCASSLDTTLPLLQPQLAPMTPCMQQVKMRGERAQNGIRHHLGTPLFCCCDPTTDDAMEQVKFVLLACYHLKVLFSSPTPDGRGWQGRLGPTPLLRRRSSGLGGGPRAALGPGGALQGAGRRHGGDGAHNLVFLDLEHNNSEATRFDADGRREVHGLDGCVAADVRRGEATARPLPLAPQHTGCGARVRWLPLSSGGDNIE, from the exons ATGTGCGGCAGGGGAGAAAAGGAAGATTGGGATGCCGGCATCATCTCTAGACACCGCCGCGCTTCTGCTACTGCTGCAACCCTAGCTAGCACCGACGACGCCATGGAGCAA GCTTGGTTCCCTGATGATACGGTTTCCTCATGCAAACATGTGCAGTTTTGCCCGTGGATTCTTCATCCCCTCTGTGCATCATCTCTGGACACCACTCTTCCGCTGCTGCAACCCCAGCTAGCACCGATGACGCCATGCATGCAGCAAGTCAAG ATGCGTGGGGAGAGAGCGCAGAATGGGATCCGGCATCATCTTGGAACGCCGCTCTTCTGCTGCTGCGACCCTACCACCGACGACGCCATGGAGCAAGTCAAg TTCGTTCTGCTTGCTTGCTATCATCTGAAAGTGTTGTTCTCATCACCAACCCCAGATGGGCGGGGCTGGCAAGGACGTCTTGGACCTACTCCTCTTCTGCGCCGCCGCTCGAGCGGCCTCGGCGGAGGCCCCCGCGCTGCACTAGGTCCCGGAGGGGCTCTCCAAGGCGCCGGCCGCCGCCATGGAGGAGATGGCGCACACAATTTAGTATTCTTAGACCTTGAGCATAACAATTCTGAAGCCACTC GGTTCGACGCTGACGGACGTCGAGAGGTTCATGGACTTGACGGTTGCGTTGCTGCCGATGTACGGAGAGGCGAAGCTACTGCTCGTCCTCTACCTCTGGCACCCCAGCACACGG GGTGCGGGGCACGTGTACGATGGCTTCCTCTGTCCAGTGGTGGTGACAACATCGAGTGA
- the LOC125538945 gene encoding uncharacterized protein LOC125538945 isoform X5 codes for MCGRGEKEDWDAGIISRHRRASATAATLASTDDAMEQVKMRGERAQNGIRHHLGTPLFCCCDPTTDDAMEQVKFVLLACYHLKVLFSSPTPDGRGWQGRLGPTPLLRRRSSGLGGGPRAALGPGGALQGAGRRHGGDGAHNLVFLDLEHNNSEATRFDADGRREVHGLDGCVAADVRRGEATARPLPLAPQHTGCGARVRWLPLSSGGDNIE; via the exons ATGTGCGGCAGGGGAGAAAAGGAAGATTGGGATGCCGGCATCATCTCTAGACACCGCCGCGCTTCTGCTACTGCTGCAACCCTAGCTAGCACCGACGACGCCATGGAGCAAGTAAAG ATGCGTGGGGAGAGAGCGCAGAATGGGATCCGGCATCATCTTGGAACGCCGCTCTTCTGCTGCTGCGACCCTACCACCGACGACGCCATGGAGCAAGTCAAg TTCGTTCTGCTTGCTTGCTATCATCTGAAAGTGTTGTTCTCATCACCAACCCCAGATGGGCGGGGCTGGCAAGGACGTCTTGGACCTACTCCTCTTCTGCGCCGCCGCTCGAGCGGCCTCGGCGGAGGCCCCCGCGCTGCACTAGGTCCCGGAGGGGCTCTCCAAGGCGCCGGCCGCCGCCATGGAGGAGATGGCGCACACAATTTAGTATTCTTAGACCTTGAGCATAACAATTCTGAAGCCACTC GGTTCGACGCTGACGGACGTCGAGAGGTTCATGGACTTGACGGTTGCGTTGCTGCCGATGTACGGAGAGGCGAAGCTACTGCTCGTCCTCTACCTCTGGCACCCCAGCACACGG GGTGCGGGGCACGTGTACGATGGCTTCCTCTGTCCAGTGGTGGTGACAACATCGAGTGA
- the LOC125538945 gene encoding uncharacterized protein LOC125538945 isoform X3, which produces MCGRGEKEDWDAGIISRHRRASATAATLASTDDAMEQVKFCPWILHPLCASSLDTTLPLLQPQLAPMTPCMQQVKMRGERAQNGIRHHLGTPLFCCCDPTTDDAMEQVKFVLLACYHLKVLFSSPTPDGRGWQGRLGPTPLLRRRSSGLGGGPRAALGPGGALQGAGRRHGGDGAHNLVFLDLEHNNSEATRFDADGRREVHGLDGCVAADVRRGEATARPLPLAPQHTGCGARVRWLPLSSGGDNIE; this is translated from the exons ATGTGCGGCAGGGGAGAAAAGGAAGATTGGGATGCCGGCATCATCTCTAGACACCGCCGCGCTTCTGCTACTGCTGCAACCCTAGCTAGCACCGACGACGCCATGGAGCAAGTAAAG TTTTGCCCGTGGATTCTTCATCCCCTCTGTGCATCATCTCTGGACACCACTCTTCCGCTGCTGCAACCCCAGCTAGCACCGATGACGCCATGCATGCAGCAAGTCAAG ATGCGTGGGGAGAGAGCGCAGAATGGGATCCGGCATCATCTTGGAACGCCGCTCTTCTGCTGCTGCGACCCTACCACCGACGACGCCATGGAGCAAGTCAAg TTCGTTCTGCTTGCTTGCTATCATCTGAAAGTGTTGTTCTCATCACCAACCCCAGATGGGCGGGGCTGGCAAGGACGTCTTGGACCTACTCCTCTTCTGCGCCGCCGCTCGAGCGGCCTCGGCGGAGGCCCCCGCGCTGCACTAGGTCCCGGAGGGGCTCTCCAAGGCGCCGGCCGCCGCCATGGAGGAGATGGCGCACACAATTTAGTATTCTTAGACCTTGAGCATAACAATTCTGAAGCCACTC GGTTCGACGCTGACGGACGTCGAGAGGTTCATGGACTTGACGGTTGCGTTGCTGCCGATGTACGGAGAGGCGAAGCTACTGCTCGTCCTCTACCTCTGGCACCCCAGCACACGG GGTGCGGGGCACGTGTACGATGGCTTCCTCTGTCCAGTGGTGGTGACAACATCGAGTGA
- the LOC125538945 gene encoding uncharacterized protein LOC125538945 isoform X1, producing the protein MCGRGEKEDWDAGIISRHRRASATAATLASTDDAMEQVKAWFPDDTVSSCKHVQFCPWILHPLCASSLDTTLPLLQPQLAPMTPCMQQVKMRGERAQNGIRHHLGTPLFCCCDPTTDDAMEQVKFVLLACYHLKVLFSSPTPDGRGWQGRLGPTPLLRRRSSGLGGGPRAALGPGGALQGAGRRHGGDGAHNLVFLDLEHNNSEATRFDADGRREVHGLDGCVAADVRRGEATARPLPLAPQHTGCGARVRWLPLSSGGDNIE; encoded by the exons ATGTGCGGCAGGGGAGAAAAGGAAGATTGGGATGCCGGCATCATCTCTAGACACCGCCGCGCTTCTGCTACTGCTGCAACCCTAGCTAGCACCGACGACGCCATGGAGCAAGTAAAG GCTTGGTTCCCTGATGATACGGTTTCCTCATGCAAACATGTGCAGTTTTGCCCGTGGATTCTTCATCCCCTCTGTGCATCATCTCTGGACACCACTCTTCCGCTGCTGCAACCCCAGCTAGCACCGATGACGCCATGCATGCAGCAAGTCAAG ATGCGTGGGGAGAGAGCGCAGAATGGGATCCGGCATCATCTTGGAACGCCGCTCTTCTGCTGCTGCGACCCTACCACCGACGACGCCATGGAGCAAGTCAAg TTCGTTCTGCTTGCTTGCTATCATCTGAAAGTGTTGTTCTCATCACCAACCCCAGATGGGCGGGGCTGGCAAGGACGTCTTGGACCTACTCCTCTTCTGCGCCGCCGCTCGAGCGGCCTCGGCGGAGGCCCCCGCGCTGCACTAGGTCCCGGAGGGGCTCTCCAAGGCGCCGGCCGCCGCCATGGAGGAGATGGCGCACACAATTTAGTATTCTTAGACCTTGAGCATAACAATTCTGAAGCCACTC GGTTCGACGCTGACGGACGTCGAGAGGTTCATGGACTTGACGGTTGCGTTGCTGCCGATGTACGGAGAGGCGAAGCTACTGCTCGTCCTCTACCTCTGGCACCCCAGCACACGG GGTGCGGGGCACGTGTACGATGGCTTCCTCTGTCCAGTGGTGGTGACAACATCGAGTGA
- the LOC125538945 gene encoding uncharacterized protein LOC125538945 isoform X8: MHAASQDAWGESAEWDPASSWNAALLLLRPYHRRRHGASQDGRGWQGRLGPTPLLRRRSSGLGGGPRAALGPGGALQGAGRRHGGDGAHNLVFLDLEHNNSEATRFDADGRREVHGLDGCVAADVRRGEATARPLPLAPQHTGCGARVRWLPLSSGGDNIE, encoded by the exons ATGCATGCAGCAAGTCAAG ATGCGTGGGGAGAGAGCGCAGAATGGGATCCGGCATCATCTTGGAACGCCGCTCTTCTGCTGCTGCGACCCTACCACCGACGACGCCATGGAGCAAGTCAAg ATGGGCGGGGCTGGCAAGGACGTCTTGGACCTACTCCTCTTCTGCGCCGCCGCTCGAGCGGCCTCGGCGGAGGCCCCCGCGCTGCACTAGGTCCCGGAGGGGCTCTCCAAGGCGCCGGCCGCCGCCATGGAGGAGATGGCGCACACAATTTAGTATTCTTAGACCTTGAGCATAACAATTCTGAAGCCACTC GGTTCGACGCTGACGGACGTCGAGAGGTTCATGGACTTGACGGTTGCGTTGCTGCCGATGTACGGAGAGGCGAAGCTACTGCTCGTCCTCTACCTCTGGCACCCCAGCACACGG GGTGCGGGGCACGTGTACGATGGCTTCCTCTGTCCAGTGGTGGTGACAACATCGAGTGA
- the LOC125538945 gene encoding uncharacterized protein LOC125538945 isoform X6 produces the protein MQTCAVLPVDSSSPLCIISGHHSSAAATPASTDDAMHAASQDAWGESAEWDPASSWNAALLLLRPYHRRRHGASQDGRGWQGRLGPTPLLRRRSSGLGGGPRAALGPGGALQGAGRRHGGDGAHNLVFLDLEHNNSEATRFDADGRREVHGLDGCVAADVRRGEATARPLPLAPQHTGCGARVRWLPLSSGGDNIE, from the exons ATGCAAACATGTGCAGTTTTGCCCGTGGATTCTTCATCCCCTCTGTGCATCATCTCTGGACACCACTCTTCCGCTGCTGCAACCCCAGCTAGCACCGATGACGCCATGCATGCAGCAAGTCAAG ATGCGTGGGGAGAGAGCGCAGAATGGGATCCGGCATCATCTTGGAACGCCGCTCTTCTGCTGCTGCGACCCTACCACCGACGACGCCATGGAGCAAGTCAAg ATGGGCGGGGCTGGCAAGGACGTCTTGGACCTACTCCTCTTCTGCGCCGCCGCTCGAGCGGCCTCGGCGGAGGCCCCCGCGCTGCACTAGGTCCCGGAGGGGCTCTCCAAGGCGCCGGCCGCCGCCATGGAGGAGATGGCGCACACAATTTAGTATTCTTAGACCTTGAGCATAACAATTCTGAAGCCACTC GGTTCGACGCTGACGGACGTCGAGAGGTTCATGGACTTGACGGTTGCGTTGCTGCCGATGTACGGAGAGGCGAAGCTACTGCTCGTCCTCTACCTCTGGCACCCCAGCACACGG GGTGCGGGGCACGTGTACGATGGCTTCCTCTGTCCAGTGGTGGTGACAACATCGAGTGA
- the LOC125538945 gene encoding uncharacterized protein LOC125538945 isoform X4 has translation MCGRGEKEDWDAGIISRHRRASATAATLASTDDAMEQFCPWILHPLCASSLDTTLPLLQPQLAPMTPCMQQVKMRGERAQNGIRHHLGTPLFCCCDPTTDDAMEQVKFVLLACYHLKVLFSSPTPDGRGWQGRLGPTPLLRRRSSGLGGGPRAALGPGGALQGAGRRHGGDGAHNLVFLDLEHNNSEATRFDADGRREVHGLDGCVAADVRRGEATARPLPLAPQHTGCGARVRWLPLSSGGDNIE, from the exons ATGTGCGGCAGGGGAGAAAAGGAAGATTGGGATGCCGGCATCATCTCTAGACACCGCCGCGCTTCTGCTACTGCTGCAACCCTAGCTAGCACCGACGACGCCATGGAGCAA TTTTGCCCGTGGATTCTTCATCCCCTCTGTGCATCATCTCTGGACACCACTCTTCCGCTGCTGCAACCCCAGCTAGCACCGATGACGCCATGCATGCAGCAAGTCAAG ATGCGTGGGGAGAGAGCGCAGAATGGGATCCGGCATCATCTTGGAACGCCGCTCTTCTGCTGCTGCGACCCTACCACCGACGACGCCATGGAGCAAGTCAAg TTCGTTCTGCTTGCTTGCTATCATCTGAAAGTGTTGTTCTCATCACCAACCCCAGATGGGCGGGGCTGGCAAGGACGTCTTGGACCTACTCCTCTTCTGCGCCGCCGCTCGAGCGGCCTCGGCGGAGGCCCCCGCGCTGCACTAGGTCCCGGAGGGGCTCTCCAAGGCGCCGGCCGCCGCCATGGAGGAGATGGCGCACACAATTTAGTATTCTTAGACCTTGAGCATAACAATTCTGAAGCCACTC GGTTCGACGCTGACGGACGTCGAGAGGTTCATGGACTTGACGGTTGCGTTGCTGCCGATGTACGGAGAGGCGAAGCTACTGCTCGTCCTCTACCTCTGGCACCCCAGCACACGG GGTGCGGGGCACGTGTACGATGGCTTCCTCTGTCCAGTGGTGGTGACAACATCGAGTGA